The genomic segment CGCAGGCGCACGCTGAGGACATGGCCGCCGGAGGCTTTTCGGGACACAACGGCTCCGACGGCAGCTTACCAGCCGATCGCGCGGACCGGGTCAGCTATCCGTGGCTTTTCGTGGCCGAAAATGCGTCTGCCGGTTATTCGACCGCTCCGTCGACGTTCGCCGCATGGATGGACTCACCTACGCATCGAGCGAACAATCTGCACCTGGAGGCGGAGCATGTGGGTGTGGGCTACGCGGAGAACGGCGAGACGCAGTATCGTGCCTACTGGGTGGTGGTATTCGCCGCGTCATCTGAGCCGGCCATGTCGACTACGGGCGGGTGTCATCCCTGATGGCACCTTCGTCCACCAGGGTGTGCTCCCCTGCCCCCAATTCCGGGTAGCGCCACGCTAACAGAATCGCGAGTGGTACGCCGAGGAGCATTCCGCCGCGCGCCAGCGTTCCAAACAGCGGCGGCAGCGCCAGAACACGCTGCAGCCAATCGAGCGCCGGCAACACGACCGCGGCGCCGACAGCGTACGCAAGCATGACCCATAGCACCCTGCGGATCGGAAGTTCGCTCAATGTCCCAAAGCCGCTGAGAACCCCGAAATGGCCGAGACAGGCGGGATGTCGTAGCGACCGCGCACCACGAGCGAGCGATTCGCCGTGACGACCGCGAGGCCAAGTACGCTGCGCCGTCTCATCGACCGGCCTCTCCTTCCACGCCGGACCCCATCACCAGCGACAGTCGCCGCAGTTCCGCCACTTTCGTCCAGGAGTGCAAGGCCCACACACCTACCACGGTGAAGAAAATCGAGGTCACGAATCCGGGGACACCGGATCCAACCACGAAGAAGAGAAGAGCATCGCTACTCCCGCAGCGATGGCCCTTATAATAGGACCAATGCGAGCCCCCCGCCCCCAAGGCGGCTGACCACGAGCGCCTGAATCGCTCCAGGGGCGTCGGCGTGCCCTCCGGAGCGCCAGTCGTAGTTCGTTCAGACTAGGAGGCATCCGTCCGCGGCTCGAGACCCGGCATCGAGAACGGATCCACGTCGACTTTCTCCAAAGTCGCCCCGACAGGCTCGGGAATCACGGGCGGCGCCGGCGGAGGAAGCGCCTCCCCGGAACCCGTGCCCGTCGCCGCCTCAGGCTCGCCCTCGAAGCCTTCTCGCTTCCCGTAGTCCGCCCCCTCCGTGTTGAGGAAGTGGCGCCGGATGAAGTCCGTCGCGTCATCGATGAGCGAGTACATGACGGGTACCAGGATCAGCGTCAGGAAGGTCGCGAATAGAATACCCGCGATGATCGCAATCGCCATCGGGCCCCACCACGCCGCTTGCTCACCGCCCCAGTAGAGCTCCGGATTGAGGGAGGTGTAAAGCCCGAAGAAGTCGAAGTTCAAACCGATCGCCAACGGCACCAGGCCGAGCGCGGTCGTCAACGCCGTGAGCACCACCGGACGGAATCGCGTTAGACCGCCCTGCACCAGCGCCTCGCGCCGATCCATGTGGTCCCGCTCCCGCAAGACGTCGATATAGTCGATCAGGATGATCGCGTTGTTTACGACGATACCGGCCAGAGAGATGATACCGACGCCGGTGTTGATGACACCGAACGGCATGCGGAAGATCATCAGCCCGATCAGCACACCCATCGTCGACATGATCACGGACGTAAGGATGATTACGGGCTTCACGACCGAATTGAACTGACTGATCAGGATGAAGCCGATCAGCATCAGCGCGATCAGAAAAGCGCCCCCCAAGAACGCCTGGGCCTCATCCTGATCCTGCGACTGGCCGGTGTAGCGCAGCGTATATCCGGGCGGCAGGCTGCCTTCGAAATTCGCCAGGGTCTCCTGCACTTCCGCGAGCACCGCGTTGTTCGTGTACCCGGCCGCGACGTCCGAGCTGATCGTCGCCATGCGAGTCTGGTCCTTCCGGCGAATCGAGCCCGCACCCTCCTCGACGCTCCACGTCGCGATCGAAACGAGCGGCACCTGGATGCCCCCTTCGGCCATGATGGTCAACTCGCGGAGGCCTTCCAGCTCCTGACGGTACGGCTCGGCGAGTCGGACGATGATGTCGTACTCGTCGTTCCCGTCGCGGTATTTGGCCGCCTCGATCCCGTTGATCGCCCCGCGAATCGCCCAACCGACCTCCGACGTATTCAGGTCGTACAGCGCAGCCTTCTCGCGGTCGACCTGGATCGACAGCTCGGGCCGCGCCGCGTCCAGGTCGCTCTCGAGACCGACGAGCTTTCGGTACACTGGCGCACCCTCGAGAACGTCAAGCAACTGCGAGGACAACGCCTTCAACTGCTCGGGATCCTCCCCGACCAGCTCGATGCTCACCGGCGCACCCTGGACCGGACCCTGCGTGATCTTGTCCACCGTGATCGTGGCTCCGGCCACCGCCCGCCCGATCGTCGCCTGCATCTCGGCGAGCATGTCGAAGGCATCCCGGCCGCGGTCCTGGAAGTCGACCAGCGAGACCGTCACGCGACCGCCCTCCGGTCCGCTCGGCCCACCAGCCATAGGGTTCCCACTGCCTCCGGCACTTCCGGTGACGGCGACGACTGATTCCCAGTCCTCCTGTCCCCCGAGGCTCTTGAGCTCCTCCTCGATGCGAAGCACGATCGAATCGGTGACCGCCGCGCGGGTTCCGACGGGCGTCTCTATGTCGACCAACAGCTGCGGCGGAGGCATGCTCTCCGGGAAAAACTCAGTCCCCCTACCAAACAGCGCGAACACGACGGCCGTGGTAACGAACGCGGCGACGGTGCCGCCGACAACAACGAACCGGTTGCGAAGGGCGGAACGCAGCTGGCGCTCATAGAAGTCCCTGATGCGCGGCAGCAAGCCATGCTGGAAGCGCCGGGCCGTACCTTCCAATACGAAGCGATGCAGCGCCCACAGGCCCACGAACGTCGCGGTGAGTAGGACGGCGGTGAGCGGGTTGACGCCCGCAACGGCGAGGAAGGCGAGCGCGGCCCCACCGATGAGCGTCCACCGCATCGCGGGCCGCAACGGCTTCCTCGGAGTCGAGTCCAGCGTCATGAACATCGCGCACAGCGTCGGAATGATGACGATGGCGACGAACAGCGAGCTCGACAGGGTCACCATGAGCGTACGAGGCATGTAGCCCATGAACTCGCCGATCTCCCCGGGCCAGAAGAGCAACGGGGCGAACGCGGCCAGCGTGGTCGCCGTTGCCGCGATGATCGGCACCGCGACCTCACCCGTAGCCTTCTTCGCGGCGAGCGTGCGGTCCCAGCCTTCTTCCAAATACCGGTAGATGTTTTCGACTACGACGATCGCGTTGTCGACGAGCATGCCCAAGGCGAGAATCAGGCTGAAGAGCACGATCATGTTCATCGTCATGCCCATGAGCTTCAGCATGATAAAAGACAGGAACATCGACGCCGGGATCGACACCGCCACGAACATCGACGTGCCCGCACCCAGGAAGAACAACAGGATCACGACGATCAGGATGAGTCCGCTGACGATGTTGTTCTCGAGGCTCGAAACCATCTGCTCGATCTGTTCCGACATGTCGGACGTGATCACGATCGAGATGGACGGCGGCATCATGGGCAGCATCGCGTCCACTTCGGCCTTCACGGCCGCCGCGGTCTCGATGATGTTCTCGCCGGAACGCTTCACCACGTCCAGCGTGACCACCGCGCTTCCATTCATGCGTGCGAACGTCTGACGCTCCGCGAAGCCGAAGTCGACCGTAGCGACGTCGCGAATGTAGATCGGCCGACCGCCCTCGATCTTGACGACGAGGTCCGCGATGAGCATCGGGTCGTCGAACTCACCGTCCACGCGTACGAGGTACTTCGTGTCTCCGACGTCGATCGAGCCACCCGGGATGTTCACATTCTCGTTCTGGATCGCTTCGATCACGTCCTGGAGTTCGACCCCATAGAACTGTAGGCGCGCGAGATCGACGTCGACCTTCACTTCGCGCTCGAGTCCTCCGTGCAGGTCCGCTCGCAGCACCGCAGGAATCGCCTCGATCCTGTCCTGAAGGTCTTCGGCCAACTCCTTGAGGCGAACCAGTCCAAAGTCTCCGGACAAATTCACCTGCATGATGGGGATTTCGGAGAAGTTGATCTCGACGATCGTCGGGTCCTCCGCGTCGTCCGGCAGATCGGGCTTCGCCAGGTCGACCTTCTCACGCACTTTTTGCAGCGCTTCATCCAGGTTGACCGCCGTCCCAAACTGCGCGGTGATGCTCGAGTATCCCTCGACCGACGTCGAAGTCAGCTCCTCGATATCGCTGATCGTCGACAACTCCTCCTCGATCACGCGCGTGACCTGGCTCTCGACGTCCGCGGGAGACACACCCGGATAGATCGTGTTGATCGCGACCATCGGAATCGCGATCTCGGGAAACGACTCCTTCGGGATCGCCCGGTACGAAAGCGCGCCCATCAGCGTGATGATGAACAGCAGGACCATGACCGAGGTTCTGTGCTCGACCGCGAAGCTCGTCACGCGGAACTCCTTGAAGCGCTCGAGCATGCGAAAGTCCGCAGGCGGCTCGGCCCCGGCCTTGGCGCTGTCGTGATCGTCTTGATTCATGATCACTCTCGGTCCCGGTGGCCGACCACGTTGACACGGTCGCCATCGGACACGGTTCTCTGACCCACCACAATGAGTTGCTCTCCGGGCTCGATACCCGCCTCGATCACCACCAGGTTGCGTCGCGTCGGCCCGAGCTCGACCGGGCGCACCTCCGCGACGGTCCCCTCGTTCCACTCCGAGACTACGAAGACGACGTAGCCGCCCTCGACGCGCACGAGCGCATCCTGCGGAACGACGAGCGCGTCGGCGACCTCTCGCCGCGTCACGGACATGTTCGCAACCATCTGCGGCTTGATGAGACCGTTGGGGTTCGGGAGCACGACTTCGATCAGAAACGTCCGGTTCTTCGGATCCACGGTCGAGCCGACGTAGCTGATCGGCGCCGAGAAGACCTCATCACCGAGCACGTCGAAAGTCACCATAGCCTGAGCGCCTACCGCGACGTCGGCGGCATACCGCTCGGGAACTCCGGCGACCACCTTCACCGGGTTCAGGTCGATGAGGCGGCCCACGGACTGACCGGGGCTCACCATCGACCCGACCTCGATGTGCCGCTCGTCGAAGATACCCGAGAACGGCGCTCGGATAACCGTGCGCGCGAGCCGCTCCTCGAGGCCCGCGAGGTTCGCCGCCGCCGCCTCTTGGCCGTACTTCGCCTCGAGGTACGCGATCTCCGAGCCGACCTGGTCCTCCTCCCAGAGGCGCTTGCGACGCTCCCACGTTTGGGACGCGAACTCGGCCCGGGCGCGCGCCTGGTCCACGTCGGCTGTGAGCACCTTGTCGTCGATCTTCGCGATCGCTTCCCCGGCTGAGACCCGTGAGCCCTTCTCCAGGAAGATCTCTCGGATGACCCCGCTCTCCTCGGCCGCGACCAGGACGTCTCGGTTGGCCATGACCACCGAGGTGAGCCGGATATCCTCTACGAAGACGCGGGAAGTCACCGTCGAGGTCTCGACGTTGATCACGCGCACGGACGCTTCACCGCTGGGTGCGTCGTCCGTCGCGTCGGCCTGAACCGCGCCACACCCCGCCATCGCCAAGGTCACCAGCACCGCCGGCAGCCGGCTCATCCGTGCCCGCGTCGTCTCTCCATTCTTCAAGACCTGCTTCATCGTCATCTATCCCACCTAGAAACGCCCGCCCTGGGCGTCGACGTCCACGAGCGGGACACGCCCCGTCGCCTCGTCGAGCTGAGCCCGAGCCACCAAGTAGTCGTA from the Gemmatimonadota bacterium genome contains:
- a CDS encoding efflux RND transporter permease subunit; protein product: MNQDDHDSAKAGAEPPADFRMLERFKEFRVTSFAVEHRTSVMVLLFIITLMGALSYRAIPKESFPEIAIPMVAINTIYPGVSPADVESQVTRVIEEELSTISDIEELTSTSVEGYSSITAQFGTAVNLDEALQKVREKVDLAKPDLPDDAEDPTIVEINFSEIPIMQVNLSGDFGLVRLKELAEDLQDRIEAIPAVLRADLHGGLEREVKVDVDLARLQFYGVELQDVIEAIQNENVNIPGGSIDVGDTKYLVRVDGEFDDPMLIADLVVKIEGGRPIYIRDVATVDFGFAERQTFARMNGSAVVTLDVVKRSGENIIETAAAVKAEVDAMLPMMPPSISIVITSDMSEQIEQMVSSLENNIVSGLILIVVILLFFLGAGTSMFVAVSIPASMFLSFIMLKLMGMTMNMIVLFSLILALGMLVDNAIVVVENIYRYLEEGWDRTLAAKKATGEVAVPIIAATATTLAAFAPLLFWPGEIGEFMGYMPRTLMVTLSSSLFVAIVIIPTLCAMFMTLDSTPRKPLRPAMRWTLIGGAALAFLAVAGVNPLTAVLLTATFVGLWALHRFVLEGTARRFQHGLLPRIRDFYERQLRSALRNRFVVVGGTVAAFVTTAVVFALFGRGTEFFPESMPPPQLLVDIETPVGTRAAVTDSIVLRIEEELKSLGGQEDWESVVAVTGSAGGSGNPMAGGPSGPEGGRVTVSLVDFQDRGRDAFDMLAEMQATIGRAVAGATITVDKITQGPVQGAPVSIELVGEDPEQLKALSSQLLDVLEGAPVYRKLVGLESDLDAARPELSIQVDREKAALYDLNTSEVGWAIRGAINGIEAAKYRDGNDEYDIIVRLAEPYRQELEGLRELTIMAEGGIQVPLVSIATWSVEEGAGSIRRKDQTRMATISSDVAAGYTNNAVLAEVQETLANFEGSLPPGYTLRYTGQSQDQDEAQAFLGGAFLIALMLIGFILISQFNSVVKPVIILTSVIMSTMGVLIGLMIFRMPFGVINTGVGIISLAGIVVNNAIILIDYIDVLRERDHMDRREALVQGGLTRFRPVVLTALTTALGLVPLAIGLNFDFFGLYTSLNPELYWGGEQAAWWGPMAIAIIAGILFATFLTLILVPVMYSLIDDATDFIRRHFLNTEGADYGKREGFEGEPEAATGTGSGEALPPPAPPVIPEPVGATLEKVDVDPFSMPGLEPRTDAS
- a CDS encoding efflux RND transporter periplasmic adaptor subunit, coding for MTMKQVLKNGETTRARMSRLPAVLVTLAMAGCGAVQADATDDAPSGEASVRVINVETSTVTSRVFVEDIRLTSVVMANRDVLVAAEESGVIREIFLEKGSRVSAGEAIAKIDDKVLTADVDQARARAEFASQTWERRKRLWEEDQVGSEIAYLEAKYGQEAAAANLAGLEERLARTVIRAPFSGIFDERHIEVGSMVSPGQSVGRLIDLNPVKVVAGVPERYAADVAVGAQAMVTFDVLGDEVFSAPISYVGSTVDPKNRTFLIEVVLPNPNGLIKPQMVANMSVTRREVADALVVPQDALVRVEGGYVVFVVSEWNEGTVAEVRPVELGPTRRNLVVIEAGIEPGEQLIVVGQRTVSDGDRVNVVGHRDRE
- a CDS encoding CAP domain-containing protein; protein product: MNAPMRALCTALTLLLSGCALSRAPGTGGRSCPSTRGQQIVSLLNLTRAREKLPELRVDVRLIRAAQAHAEDMAAGGFSGHNGSDGSLPADRADRVSYPWLFVAENASAGYSTAPSTFAAWMDSPTHRANNLHLEAEHVGVGYAENGETQYRAYWVVVFAASSEPAMSTTGGCHP